One segment of Ipomoea triloba cultivar NCNSP0323 chromosome 12, ASM357664v1 DNA contains the following:
- the LOC115999890 gene encoding protein ORANGE, chloroplastic: MVYSGRILSLSSSTTPFHLSTSPFHSSRYHLHGRLKSRVRLRPMAADADSSSFSSSLDTESPDKNAAGFCIIEGPETVQDFAQMELKEIQDNIRSRRNKIFLHMEEVRRLRIQQRIKNAELGILNEKQENELPNFPSFIPFLPPLTSANLKQYYATCFSLIAGVMLFGGLLAPTLELKLGLGGTSYADFIRSMHLPMQLSDVDPIVASFSGGAVGVISALMVVEINNVKQQEHKRCKYCLGTGYLACARCSSTGSLVLIEPVSTVNRGDQPLSPPKTERCTNCSGSGKVMCPTCLCTGMAMASEHDPRIDPFD, translated from the exons ATGGTATATTCAGGTAGAATCTTGTCGCTGTCGTCCTCCACGACGCCGTTTCATCTCTCCACTTCGCCGTTCCACAGTTCCCGGTATCATCTTCATGGAAGGCTCAAATCCAGAGTCAGATTGCGCCCCATGGCCGCTGATGCCGATTCctcctccttttcttcatctCTCGACACTGAATCACCCGATAAAAACGCAGCCGG gtTTTGCATTATAGAAGGGCCTGAGACAGTGCAGGACTTTGCTCAAATGGAATTgaaagaaattcaagacaatATTCGGAGTCGccggaataaaatatttttgcatATGGAAGAG GTCCGCAGGCTGAGAATACAGCAACGAATTAAGAATGCCGAGCTTGGGATTCTTAAtgaaaagcaagaaaatgaaCTTCCGAATTTTCCTTCGTTCATTCCTTTTTTGCCTCCTCTG ACATCCGCAAATCTTAAACAATATTATGCCACTTGTTTCTCTCTCATAGCCGGAGTTATGCTTTTTGGCGGACTGCTAGCACCTACT TTGGAACTAAAATTGGGCTTAGGAGGTACCTCGTACGCTGATTTCATTCGCAGCATGCACCTTCCGATGCAATTAAG TGACGTGGACCCCATTGTGGCATCCTTCTCCGGTGGAGCAGTCGGGGTAATCTCTGCCTTGATGGTAGTTGAAATAAACAATGTGAAACAGCAGGAGCATAAGAGGTGCAAGTACTGTTTAGGAACAG GGTATCTTGCATGTGCTCGCTGTTCAAGCACTGGATCACTAGTCCTTATTGAACCTGTCTCCACAGTTAATCGTGGAGATCAGCCACTATCACCACCTAAAACAGAAAGATGCACAAACTGCTCGGGTTCAGGGAAG GTCATGTGCCCTACATGTCTTTGTACTGGGATGGCTATGGCAAGCGAGCACGACCCACGAATTGACCCATTCGACTAA
- the LOC115999587 gene encoding uncharacterized protein LOC115999587: MVLRITVFESTLIVKAIQAAVVVGSPLVIFIWRPEGLSVQSMLTDKLEHGQNLSTLLRLEAQTFSSYESTDQYFSAVVERVDLEAVFLTAQDAEHIEFSQSDEDNKLNDFGYLRAHFNRPVGAYDENYISLKIYGTFSESMLRSADVSADPSFLPLLPLAAISGLAFADALAVMESMSGTVRITIRGGLVSFSPVGKSLVPLTLESRSGVIFTREDLYRGPVDLEIQFPFVNIHAGAKLSAVVFICKRTKNVRLVWLKLERTRYRLYGDIIYYLY; the protein is encoded by the exons ATGGTGCTGCGAATCACCGTCTTCGAATCAACTCTTATTGTGAAAGCGATTCAGGCAGCCGTGGTGGTTGGATCTCCGTTGGTGATATTCATTTGGAGACCTGAGGGTCTTAGCGTGCAATCCATGCTTACCGATAAGCTGGAGCATGGGCAGAACCTCTCTACTCTTCTCAGGCTCGAGGCTCAGACATTCAGCTCCTATGAATCTACAGATCAATACTTCAGTGCAGTTGTTGAACGTGTCGACCTCGAAGCAGTATTTTTGACTGCCCAAGATGCCGAACACATCGAGTTTTCCCAATCTGATGAAGACAATAAACTGAATGACTTTGGTTACTTGCGTGCTCACTTCAACAGGCCTGTAG GAGCTTACGATGAGAACTACATTTCCTTGAAAATATATGGTACCTTTTCTGAGAGCATGCTACGAAGTGCTGATGTATCAGCTGATCCATCTTTCCTTCCACTTCTCCCTCTGGCTGCAATTAGTGGACTCGCTTTTGCAGACGCGCTAGCAGTTATGGAGAGCATGTCAGGGACTG TTCGTATAACTATTAGAGGAGGACTAGTATCTTTCTCTCCTGTTGGTAAAAGTTTGGTGCCACTGACACTAGAGTCGAGG AGTGGGGTGATTTTTACGAGGGAGGATCTTTATAGAGGACCAGTTGATCTTGAGATCCAATTTCCATTCGTGAACATACATGCTGGTGCGAAACTCTCGGCTGTAGTTTTTATATGTAAACGGACAAAAAATGTGAGGTTGGTGTGGCTTAAGCTTGAAAGAACGCGGTATCGTTTATATGGAGATATCATTTACTACTTGTATTGA